The Siniperca chuatsi isolate FFG_IHB_CAS linkage group LG2, ASM2008510v1, whole genome shotgun sequence genome window below encodes:
- the prr13 gene encoding proline rich 13, with amino-acid sequence MWPNQGPPPPVGPPNPAYPPGYNPAYPAAPPAGVYPQPQHPAYPAGQYPAGVNPTMVPNAPPGAMPYGAPGPHPYPMAPGGYPGVPPAGVHPGPYPHSPKGGHHKGHHKGHHHGEVYPMPGALAGGVAGMGMGVVGHKSQKKMKKKMKKEHKGKHGHHKHGKSSSSSSSSSSSD; translated from the exons ATGTGGCCAAATCAAG GTCCTCCCCCTCCAGTGGGCCCACCAAACCCTGCCTACCCTCCTGGCTACAACCCTGCATATCCTGCTGCACCTCCAGCAGGAGTCTACCCCCAACCTCAACATCCAGCATACCCAGCTGGCCAATACCCAGCTGGTGTGAACCCAACCATGGTACCAAATGCACCACCAGGGGCGATGCCTTATGGAGCTCCAGGACCTCATCCTTATCCCATGGCTCCAGGTGGATATCCAGGAGTACCTCCTGCAGGTGTTCACCCAGGTCCATACCCACACTCTCCAAAAGGGGGTCACCATAAAGGCCACCACAAAGGTCATCATCATGGAGAGGTATATCCCATGCCTGGAGCACTGGCCGGAGGAGTGGCAGGAATGGGAATGGGGGTGGTCGGACATAAATCCcagaaaaagatgaagaagaagatgaaaaaagaacATAAGGGCAAGCATGGGCATCACAAACACGGCAAG tcctccagcagcagcagcagcagcagcagcagtgactgA
- the LOC122863280 gene encoding anti-Muellerian hormone type-2 receptor-like isoform X1, with amino-acid sequence MILQQWRLVLAVECILICISSQSFPRRCAFQVSPQNNKYTTAGNVSGSVQLCENTKCCVGYFLIIDGRPEVDLLACDMAEKSCPDATCMAQTRFNGRLIKCMCNTDLCNSNITWTTESEEPRLTYSYSVDEIVKTAVIILIGTLLILCFMIFAAKWRSLNKEKNFISVAFQSEENPPSHDDYSVSRLCSCQTTKTSEIDISNIEFQQIVGDGHFATVWKGKYQGSVVAVKVFPAAWKQKFTAEKEVYELPLMKHAGIVHFLGTGRKPDGGSWLIVLQFAEYGSLHSFLCKHTTSWMLSLKLCQSLSQGLFYLHSDLHKPDVHKPPVAHRDLSSSNVLVRADGTCVLCDFGCSTILRSCSGHRHWQSHATNMEGHAQLGTLRYMSPEILEGSVNLSSTRCLMQGDIYALGLLLWEIWMRCSDLFEGSIVPQHQLPYESELGANVTLESLILCVYHMNKRPSIPKHWKLLTQGSALQELLTNCWDCDEDARLTAQCVVDRLVSLQSCYSP; translated from the exons ATGATTCTGCAACAGTGGCGACTGGTTTTGGCTGTGG aaTGCATCTTGATATGTATCTCCAGCCAGTCTTTTCCAAGACGGTGTGCATTCCAAGTGAGTCCCCAgaacaacaaatacacaactGCTGGCAATGTGAGTGGGTCGGTGCAGCTCTGTGAAAACACCAAATGTTGTGTGGGCTATTTTCTGATCATCGATGGCAGGCCGGAGGTTGACCTTCTCG CTTGTGATATGGCTGAAAAGTCTTGTCCAGATGCAACCTGCATGGCACAAACACGCTTCAACGGTCGCCTCATTAAGTGTATGTGCAACACAGACCTCTGCAACAGCAACATCACTTGGACCACAGAGTCGGAAGAGCCTCGACTCACCTACTCTTATTCTGTTG ATGAAATAGTGAAAACTGCTGTAATAATTCTGATAGGAACTTTGCTAATCCTGTGCTTCATGATCTTTGCTGCCAAATGGAGGAGCCTCAATAAAGAGAAAA ATTTCATTTCTGTGGCATTTCAGTCAG AGGAGAATCCACCCTCCCATGATGATTACAGTGTCTCGCGACTGTGTTCCtgccaaacaacaaaaacctcTGAGATTGACATTTCTAACATTGAATTCCAGCAG ATTGTGGGCGATGGGCATTTTGCAACAGTTTGGAAGGGGAAATACCAGGGATCCGTGGTGGCCGTGAAAGTTTTCCCTGCAGCCTGGAAACAGAAATTTACTGCAGAGAAGGAGGTTTATGAGCTACCACTGATGAAGCATGCTGGGATTGTCCACTTCCTGGGCACTGGGAGGAAACCGGATGGAGGCAGTTGGCTTATTGTCCTGCAATTTGCTGAATAT GGTTCTCTCCACTCCTTTCTGTGTAAACACACCACCAGCTGGATGTTGTCACTGAAGTTGTGCCAGTCTTTATCGCAGGGACTTTTCTATCTCCACTCTGACCTTCACAAACCAG ATGTGCATAAACCTCCTGTGGCCCACAGAGACTTAAGCAGCTCCAATGTGCTTGTGAGAGCAGATGGTACCTGTGTCCTGTGTGATTTTGGATGCTCCACCATCCTGCGTTCTTGTTCAGGACATCGCCACTGGCAGAGTCACGCAACAAACATGGAG GGTCATGCTCAGTTGGGCACGCTGCGCTACATGTCCCCTGAGATCCTGGAAGGCTCTGTAAACCTAAGCAGCACCAGGTGTCTCATGCAGGGGGACATCTATGCTTTGGGACTGCTGTTGTGGGAGATCTGGATGCGCTGCTCTGATTTATTTGAAG GCAGTATTGTACCACAGCATCAGTTGCCTTATGAATCTGAGCTGGGAGCCAATGTAACATTGGAGAGCCTCATCCTGTGCGTGTATCACATGAACAAGAGACCCTCCATACCTAAACACTGGAAACTGCTAACACAG GGATCTGCACTGCAGGAGCTCCTGACAAATTGTTGGGACTGTGACGAGGACGCCCGACTGACTGCTCAGTGTGTTGTGGACAGATTAGTCTCTCTTCAGTCTTGTTACTCTCCATGA
- the LOC122863280 gene encoding bone morphogenetic protein receptor type-2-like isoform X2: MILQQWRLVLAVECILICISSQSFPRRCAFQVSPQNNKYTTAGNVSGSVQLCENTKCCVGYFLIIDGRPEVDLLACDMAEKSCPDATCMAQTRFNGRLIKCMCNTDLCNSNITWTTESEEPRLTYSYSVDEIVKTAVIILIGTLLILCFMIFAAKWRSLNKEKKENPPSHDDYSVSRLCSCQTTKTSEIDISNIEFQQIVGDGHFATVWKGKYQGSVVAVKVFPAAWKQKFTAEKEVYELPLMKHAGIVHFLGTGRKPDGGSWLIVLQFAEYGSLHSFLCKHTTSWMLSLKLCQSLSQGLFYLHSDLHKPDVHKPPVAHRDLSSSNVLVRADGTCVLCDFGCSTILRSCSGHRHWQSHATNMEGHAQLGTLRYMSPEILEGSVNLSSTRCLMQGDIYALGLLLWEIWMRCSDLFEGSIVPQHQLPYESELGANVTLESLILCVYHMNKRPSIPKHWKLLTQGSALQELLTNCWDCDEDARLTAQCVVDRLVSLQSCYSP; this comes from the exons ATGATTCTGCAACAGTGGCGACTGGTTTTGGCTGTGG aaTGCATCTTGATATGTATCTCCAGCCAGTCTTTTCCAAGACGGTGTGCATTCCAAGTGAGTCCCCAgaacaacaaatacacaactGCTGGCAATGTGAGTGGGTCGGTGCAGCTCTGTGAAAACACCAAATGTTGTGTGGGCTATTTTCTGATCATCGATGGCAGGCCGGAGGTTGACCTTCTCG CTTGTGATATGGCTGAAAAGTCTTGTCCAGATGCAACCTGCATGGCACAAACACGCTTCAACGGTCGCCTCATTAAGTGTATGTGCAACACAGACCTCTGCAACAGCAACATCACTTGGACCACAGAGTCGGAAGAGCCTCGACTCACCTACTCTTATTCTGTTG ATGAAATAGTGAAAACTGCTGTAATAATTCTGATAGGAACTTTGCTAATCCTGTGCTTCATGATCTTTGCTGCCAAATGGAGGAGCCTCAATAAAGAGAAAA AGGAGAATCCACCCTCCCATGATGATTACAGTGTCTCGCGACTGTGTTCCtgccaaacaacaaaaacctcTGAGATTGACATTTCTAACATTGAATTCCAGCAG ATTGTGGGCGATGGGCATTTTGCAACAGTTTGGAAGGGGAAATACCAGGGATCCGTGGTGGCCGTGAAAGTTTTCCCTGCAGCCTGGAAACAGAAATTTACTGCAGAGAAGGAGGTTTATGAGCTACCACTGATGAAGCATGCTGGGATTGTCCACTTCCTGGGCACTGGGAGGAAACCGGATGGAGGCAGTTGGCTTATTGTCCTGCAATTTGCTGAATAT GGTTCTCTCCACTCCTTTCTGTGTAAACACACCACCAGCTGGATGTTGTCACTGAAGTTGTGCCAGTCTTTATCGCAGGGACTTTTCTATCTCCACTCTGACCTTCACAAACCAG ATGTGCATAAACCTCCTGTGGCCCACAGAGACTTAAGCAGCTCCAATGTGCTTGTGAGAGCAGATGGTACCTGTGTCCTGTGTGATTTTGGATGCTCCACCATCCTGCGTTCTTGTTCAGGACATCGCCACTGGCAGAGTCACGCAACAAACATGGAG GGTCATGCTCAGTTGGGCACGCTGCGCTACATGTCCCCTGAGATCCTGGAAGGCTCTGTAAACCTAAGCAGCACCAGGTGTCTCATGCAGGGGGACATCTATGCTTTGGGACTGCTGTTGTGGGAGATCTGGATGCGCTGCTCTGATTTATTTGAAG GCAGTATTGTACCACAGCATCAGTTGCCTTATGAATCTGAGCTGGGAGCCAATGTAACATTGGAGAGCCTCATCCTGTGCGTGTATCACATGAACAAGAGACCCTCCATACCTAAACACTGGAAACTGCTAACACAG GGATCTGCACTGCAGGAGCTCCTGACAAATTGTTGGGACTGTGACGAGGACGCCCGACTGACTGCTCAGTGTGTTGTGGACAGATTAGTCTCTCTTCAGTCTTGTTACTCTCCATGA